From the Leptospira sp. WS60.C2 genome, one window contains:
- a CDS encoding biopolymer transporter ExbD yields the protein MLRRKRVAPSVPVSSMADIAFLLLVFFMVTSVLDSDPDLPINLPDVPGGEQLNKKIANLYLTADEKRTVYFNSVKMELNEAMSEIRAKISTTPDLKVLIHADQDLTYEELDNVFETLREIGALKVSLVTKTTQGGGLKGK from the coding sequence ATGTTACGAAGAAAGAGAGTCGCACCTTCAGTTCCAGTAAGTTCGATGGCAGACATTGCCTTCTTACTTCTCGTGTTCTTTATGGTAACCTCCGTATTGGATTCTGATCCAGACCTTCCCATCAATTTACCAGATGTTCCTGGTGGAGAGCAGTTAAACAAAAAGATCGCCAATCTTTATCTAACTGCAGATGAAAAAAGAACTGTTTATTTCAATTCAGTGAAAATGGAATTAAACGAAGCGATGAGTGAAATCAGAGCCAAAATTTCCACAACACCTGATCTTAAAGTTTTGATCCATGCAGACCAAGACCTTACGTATGAAGAACTAGACAATGTTTTTGAAACTCTCCGAGAGATTGGTGCTTTAAAGGTTTCTCTTGTTACCAAGACCACCCAAGGTGGCGGATTAAAAGGTAAATAA
- a CDS encoding TrkH family potassium uptake protein has translation MKFKRIFVFLLHIFEAIQIKRFEIRKVYMEYFRPIGRFLYILFGFLSVTILILDFGFYYPEEWKPYVTISIRILVSFFIGYETVHILFTNKKWKEYLNLHKIELIILFMLGLEFIYEKKIIEVLKSYHISGQDTTLIFLSANQVLFLFSNLAHFFRLSKKRDSKKLNPSIVFVGSFASIILIGVCFLHFPKSLVGTVNSIDILFTTISATCVTGLSTVDISSQFTLTGQLVILLLIQVGGLGLMTLTSFFSIFLTGKGSVSDTLMIKDLLSEETMGRAKEILKQITFQTLAIETVGAILLFLSFPEDFVLPLPEKIYYSVFHSISAFCNAGFSLIPNGMATEAFRNSEGFLSVIMLLIVFGGLGFPVIYQIRTRIANPFDIKFRWSITSKLVFVVTAFLLLFGSISYFFLEGELTLKDLPLEKKIFHSIFYSVTTRTAGFNTFDLSLMGYPMTFISFFLMWVGASPVSTGGGIKTTTLAISFLNISNQIRGKEKMEIGHRTIANSTIARASATIVLSLFVIFISIFCLMLTENAQFIDLCFEVVSAFGTVGLTRGLTPHLSDYGKILICIVMFVGRVGILTLLIALAKKVDQIAYEYPKEYVVVG, from the coding sequence TTGAAGTTCAAACGAATTTTCGTTTTTTTACTCCATATTTTTGAAGCGATTCAAATCAAACGATTTGAAATTCGAAAAGTTTACATGGAGTATTTCCGACCGATCGGTCGATTTTTATATATCCTCTTTGGATTTTTATCTGTAACCATCTTAATTTTAGATTTTGGTTTCTATTATCCCGAAGAATGGAAACCTTATGTAACCATTTCGATTCGAATTTTAGTTAGTTTTTTTATCGGGTATGAGACAGTTCATATTCTTTTTACAAATAAAAAATGGAAAGAATACCTAAATTTACATAAAATAGAGCTTATCATTTTATTCATGTTAGGTTTAGAATTTATCTATGAAAAAAAAATCATAGAAGTATTGAAGTCTTATCATATTTCAGGACAAGATACGACACTTATCTTTTTATCAGCCAATCAGGTTCTGTTCTTATTTTCCAATTTAGCACATTTTTTTCGATTATCCAAAAAACGAGATTCTAAAAAATTAAACCCCTCCATTGTTTTTGTTGGGTCATTTGCCTCGATCATTCTGATCGGTGTCTGTTTTTTGCATTTTCCAAAATCATTAGTAGGAACAGTCAATAGCATTGACATACTCTTTACTACGATTAGTGCCACTTGTGTGACTGGATTATCAACAGTTGATATCAGTAGCCAATTCACTCTCACAGGCCAACTTGTGATATTACTTCTTATCCAAGTGGGTGGACTCGGTCTCATGACCCTAACGAGTTTCTTTTCCATCTTTCTTACAGGAAAAGGTTCTGTGAGTGACACACTTATGATCAAAGACCTTTTGTCTGAAGAAACCATGGGACGTGCCAAAGAAATTTTAAAACAAATTACCTTTCAAACTTTGGCGATCGAAACTGTTGGTGCAATTTTACTTTTTTTAAGTTTTCCTGAAGACTTTGTTTTGCCTCTTCCTGAAAAAATTTACTATTCCGTGTTTCATTCCATTTCTGCTTTTTGTAATGCTGGTTTTAGTTTGATACCCAATGGAATGGCAACAGAAGCATTTCGAAATTCCGAAGGCTTTTTATCCGTGATTATGCTACTCATTGTGTTTGGTGGGCTTGGATTTCCTGTGATTTATCAAATTAGAACTAGAATCGCAAATCCTTTTGATATTAAATTTAGATGGTCCATCACTTCTAAACTTGTTTTTGTTGTGACCGCATTTTTATTGTTATTTGGTTCTATCAGTTACTTTTTCCTAGAAGGTGAATTAACACTAAAAGATTTGCCACTTGAGAAAAAGATATTTCACTCAATTTTTTATTCTGTTACCACAAGAACTGCTGGTTTCAATACATTTGATTTGTCTCTAATGGGTTATCCCATGACGTTTATTTCTTTTTTTCTAATGTGGGTGGGTGCCTCCCCTGTATCGACAGGTGGTGGAATCAAAACTACGACACTTGCCATTTCTTTTTTAAATATCAGCAATCAAATTCGAGGAAAAGAAAAAATGGAAATTGGTCATCGAACGATTGCGAATTCAACCATTGCAAGAGCCAGTGCAACGATCGTTTTGTCTTTATTCGTCATTTTTATCTCCATTTTTTGTCTGATGCTCACTGAAAATGCGCAGTTTATCGATTTGTGTTTTGAAGTGGTGTCTGCCTTTGGAACGGTTGGTTTAACCCGCGGACTCACACCGCACCTTTCCGATTATGGAAAAATTTTAATCTGTATTGTTATGTTTGTCGGAAGGGTTGGAATTCTCACATTACTCATTGCTCTTGCTAAAAAAGTAGATCAGATCGCATACGAATATCCCAAAGAATATGTTGTAGTAGGTTAA
- a CDS encoding AbrB/MazE/SpoVT family DNA-binding domain-containing protein produces MESSAVKKTTIRAIGNSSGATIPKIILEKYNLHEGDTVFLVETENGILLSPYDPEFASAMELYQDASKKYRNALKELAK; encoded by the coding sequence ATGGAAAGTTCTGCTGTCAAAAAGACGACGATTCGCGCCATTGGGAATTCATCTGGTGCAACCATCCCAAAAATCATTTTGGAAAAATACAATCTCCATGAAGGGGACACTGTCTTTCTTGTCGAAACAGAAAATGGGATCCTTTTGTCTCCCTATGATCCTGAGTTTGCATCAGCTATGGAATTGTACCAAGACGCTTCTAAAAAATACAGGAATGCCTTGAAAGAATTGGCGAAATGA
- a CDS encoding type II toxin-antitoxin system death-on-curing family toxin → MKREPKWLKRNIAEAIHLDQIKQHGGALGIRDIGLLESVLERPKNHWHYNPKTSIFELAASLGIGIAKNHPFMDGNKRTSFLLMYVFLAMNGYLIETSEEDVVITILKVADGSMKEDELAKWLKQVSKVRN, encoded by the coding sequence ATGAAACGGGAACCAAAGTGGTTAAAGCGAAATATTGCAGAAGCCATCCATTTAGACCAAATCAAACAACACGGCGGTGCATTAGGCATTCGTGATATTGGTTTACTGGAATCGGTTTTGGAACGACCAAAAAACCATTGGCATTACAATCCAAAAACTTCAATTTTTGAACTCGCGGCATCCCTCGGAATCGGCATCGCTAAAAATCATCCCTTTATGGATGGAAACAAAAGGACATCGTTTCTTTTGATGTATGTATTCCTTGCTATGAATGGTTATTTGATTGAGACTTCGGAAGAAGACGTTGTGATCACGATTTTAAAAGTAGCAGATGGTTCGATGAAAGAGGATGAGTTGGCCAAGTGGTTGAAACAGGTATCGAAGGTTAGAAACTAA
- a CDS encoding TrkA family potassium uptake protein: MQRKKIAVIGIGSFGKLFVRYLYEDGHEVIAIDKDPIIIDSIKDYVTVAVALDATDEHALRSQGIGDVDFAVIALADDFETSIICADSLKKAGVNQIYARYQTDLQKKVLELLGIRDLFNPEERAARSMAEIFSFAGMRSSFLLSEEYSVVEVTVPKRYINKTIAEADLRHKYNINVITIKRYTTNKDSKRESDSKVEKILGIPHGNTVLREEDVVVLFGSQADLTKFLEA; the protein is encoded by the coding sequence ATGCAAAGAAAAAAAATAGCAGTCATTGGTATCGGAAGTTTTGGAAAACTGTTTGTTAGATATCTTTATGAAGATGGACACGAAGTTATTGCTATCGATAAAGATCCTATCATCATCGATTCTATCAAAGATTACGTTACGGTCGCAGTGGCACTGGACGCTACCGACGAACATGCATTACGTTCCCAAGGAATTGGCGATGTAGATTTTGCAGTCATTGCTTTGGCGGATGACTTTGAAACATCAATCATTTGTGCAGATAGTTTGAAAAAAGCTGGTGTGAATCAAATTTATGCCAGATACCAAACAGACCTTCAAAAAAAGGTATTAGAACTTTTAGGAATTCGTGATTTATTCAACCCAGAAGAAAGAGCCGCAAGAAGTATGGCGGAGATCTTTTCCTTTGCAGGTATGCGCTCTAGTTTTTTATTATCAGAAGAATACAGTGTTGTGGAAGTTACGGTTCCAAAACGTTATATCAACAAGACGATTGCCGAAGCTGACCTTCGCCATAAATACAATATCAATGTCATTACAATCAAACGTTATACGACAAACAAAGATTCGAAACGGGAATCTGATTCCAAAGTCGAAAAAATATTAGGAATCCCTCACGGCAATACCGTCCTACGGGAAGAAGACGTGGTCGTTTTATTTGGATCCCAAGCAGATCTTACGAAATTTTTAGAGGCATAA
- a CDS encoding biopolymer transporter ExbD, with amino-acid sequence MIKLKKKQELEEISAASMSDIAFLLLVFFMVTAVFFVKEGLNISLPRKQSEPQPFLRKNVYEILVTQDRYKMRNPAFGTKEYASLKEFRDDLNQMEIPDLKNKLALIVTTGDTKYAKMLDALSAVQLRGFEKISVRKKK; translated from the coding sequence ATGATTAAGTTAAAGAAAAAACAAGAACTAGAGGAAATTTCGGCAGCATCCATGTCGGATATTGCCTTTCTACTCTTGGTATTTTTTATGGTAACAGCTGTATTCTTTGTAAAGGAAGGATTGAATATATCACTTCCACGCAAACAATCCGAACCTCAGCCTTTTTTACGTAAGAATGTATATGAAATTTTGGTCACACAAGACAGATACAAGATGCGTAACCCGGCATTCGGAACCAAAGAATATGCTAGTTTAAAAGAGTTTCGTGATGACCTCAATCAAATGGAAATCCCTGATCTCAAAAACAAACTAGCACTCATTGTTACAACCGGCGATACCAAATATGCAAAGATGTTGGATGCTTTATCAGCAGTGCAACTTCGCGGATTTGAAAAAATCTCAGTGAGAAAGAAGAAATAA
- a CDS encoding cobalamin-binding protein produces the protein MGPERIICLTEEPTEMIYLLGEEKRIVGISVYTERPKRAKEEKTKVSAFISGNIKKILSLEPDLVIGFSDIQGQLAKDLIERGLNVLIFNQRSISEILSNMQIIGNLVGQSEKAKSITDGWEKQIQTWQKENESIPTKPKVFFQEWDEPMITGIQWVSEAITLAGGIDCFSHLKDRKLAKDRIIPALAVADANPDIYVGSWCGKAMDWDWVRNKPEWQSTGFIRSNRIYEMDPSIILQPGPALFLEGIPKLRELFFGP, from the coding sequence ATGGGTCCAGAGAGAATCATTTGTTTAACGGAAGAACCGACAGAGATGATTTATCTCCTAGGCGAAGAGAAACGCATTGTGGGTATCTCTGTTTATACAGAAAGGCCAAAACGAGCCAAAGAAGAAAAAACAAAAGTCTCGGCCTTCATTAGCGGTAACATAAAAAAAATTCTCTCTTTAGAACCAGATCTAGTCATTGGGTTTTCTGACATCCAAGGACAACTTGCCAAAGATCTCATTGAACGTGGGTTAAATGTTCTAATTTTTAACCAACGCTCGATCTCAGAAATTCTTTCCAATATGCAAATCATTGGAAACCTAGTAGGACAATCGGAAAAAGCCAAATCCATCACGGATGGTTGGGAAAAACAAATCCAAACCTGGCAAAAGGAGAATGAATCCATCCCTACAAAACCCAAAGTCTTTTTCCAAGAATGGGACGAGCCCATGATCACGGGCATCCAATGGGTGAGCGAAGCCATCACCTTGGCCGGTGGAATCGATTGTTTTTCCCATCTGAAAGACCGCAAACTAGCCAAAGATCGCATCATCCCGGCTCTGGCCGTGGCAGATGCCAACCCTGACATTTACGTAGGTTCTTGGTGCGGGAAGGCGATGGACTGGGATTGGGTGCGAAACAAACCCGAATGGCAATCCACTGGCTTTATCCGATCCAATCGAATTTACGAAATGGACCCGAGCATTATATTACAACCAGGTCCTGCCTTATTTTTAGAAGGGATTCCCAAACTCCGAGAGCTCTTTTTCGGCCCCTAA
- a CDS encoding adenosine deaminase yields the protein MYIDLHNHLYGCLPPETLFRIGKKNPNPRWHLYLDSYETAYGVKIRPSTFFDDYADIKAFSKLYHFKEKAPFLHFQAKFNLIIALVKFDEKEITEVSHDVVFANSLENISYAEYRLMFGKEEPKESFYSKLMASLEGLKKGEESAKKAGKPIQGKLVMSLHRDVNFERHYDWMKNWMEKETVIREGLVGIDFCHIEEGHPPKAKKSFFEAVHRDNKAEPNTALSILYHVGESFRDKTPFSAVRWVLESAENGAHRLGHALALGIDSDYFLGDERTELLSEAKDQVEHELMFYDEITTYGPFYAKEDLEEKRKDYKVKPDSEILTIPFDVTESQYLHTFQNYAMSKIAKKKAVIECCPSSNLYIGMLESHIDHPITRFLQNDLKITIGSDDPGLFGTTMEEEYQHAHTAGVSEKDLELIRSVSLDYRSTKLSGRELD from the coding sequence ATGTATATCGATCTACACAACCACCTTTATGGATGTTTACCCCCAGAAACTTTGTTTCGTATTGGCAAAAAAAATCCGAATCCCAGATGGCATCTTTATTTGGATTCCTATGAAACCGCATACGGCGTAAAAATTCGACCTTCAACCTTTTTCGATGATTATGCTGATATCAAAGCGTTTTCGAAATTATATCATTTCAAAGAAAAGGCTCCTTTTTTACACTTTCAGGCAAAGTTCAATCTCATCATCGCCTTAGTGAAGTTTGATGAAAAGGAAATAACCGAAGTTTCTCATGATGTTGTGTTCGCAAATAGTTTAGAAAATATCTCTTATGCAGAATATCGATTGATGTTTGGCAAAGAAGAACCTAAAGAAAGTTTTTATTCCAAGTTAATGGCCTCGCTAGAGGGATTGAAAAAAGGGGAAGAGTCGGCAAAAAAAGCAGGAAAACCCATCCAAGGAAAACTGGTGATGTCCTTACATCGGGATGTCAATTTTGAACGTCACTATGATTGGATGAAAAACTGGATGGAAAAAGAAACTGTCATCCGAGAAGGACTAGTGGGAATCGACTTTTGCCATATCGAAGAAGGTCATCCACCCAAAGCAAAAAAATCGTTTTTCGAAGCTGTCCACAGAGACAACAAAGCAGAACCTAACACAGCACTTTCGATCTTGTATCACGTAGGAGAAAGTTTTCGAGACAAAACACCGTTTTCAGCGGTTCGATGGGTTTTGGAATCTGCTGAAAACGGAGCCCATCGACTAGGACATGCACTTGCTCTTGGAATCGATTCAGATTATTTTTTAGGAGACGAACGTACGGAACTTTTATCAGAAGCAAAAGACCAAGTGGAACACGAACTTATGTTCTACGATGAAATTACCACCTATGGTCCGTTTTATGCAAAGGAAGATCTGGAAGAAAAACGAAAAGATTACAAAGTAAAACCAGATTCTGAAATCCTTACCATTCCTTTTGATGTAACAGAGTCTCAATACTTACATACGTTTCAAAATTATGCGATGTCTAAAATTGCAAAGAAGAAGGCAGTGATTGAATGTTGCCCTTCTTCAAATTTGTACATTGGAATGTTAGAGTCTCATATCGATCATCCAATCACTCGATTTTTGCAAAATGATCTAAAAATCACAATTGGTTCTGATGACCCTGGTCTTTTTGGGACAACCATGGAGGAAGAATACCAACATGCACATACAGCTGGGGTATCAGAGAAGGACTTAGAACTCATACGTTCTGTCTCATTGGACTATCGTTCGACGAAACTTTCGGGACGTGAATTGGATTGA
- a CDS encoding energy transducer TonB translates to MSGTVVTQKRSKRERIHRFIDRYRMETGLAISAVIQALIILFWFTPHLETDSLDDLVEEVAFIDNVQIQEPTTDSKPTDGDFDLTDKEKEEKKEDPRIAGASDPIVSGATSPVDLSPNVRPEYTSEAKALGVTGTMTLEVIISNTGEVLRVRSVGKQLGGGLEEEAIKVYRRKRFSPSVLEGKPITVKVLVPIRFTLN, encoded by the coding sequence GTGAGCGGAACTGTAGTTACACAAAAAAGATCCAAACGAGAAAGAATCCATAGATTCATTGATCGTTACCGTATGGAAACGGGTCTTGCCATTTCTGCCGTTATACAGGCGTTAATCATTCTTTTTTGGTTCACTCCTCATTTGGAAACAGATAGTTTGGATGATCTTGTAGAAGAAGTTGCCTTTATTGACAACGTCCAAATCCAAGAACCGACCACAGATTCCAAACCAACTGATGGTGACTTTGATCTAACTGACAAAGAAAAAGAAGAAAAAAAGGAAGACCCACGCATTGCTGGCGCATCTGATCCAATTGTTTCTGGCGCTACCTCACCTGTTGATTTATCACCGAATGTACGCCCCGAATATACATCGGAAGCAAAAGCTCTCGGTGTAACAGGAACAATGACGTTAGAAGTGATCATCTCCAACACAGGAGAAGTCCTTCGTGTTCGTTCCGTAGGTAAACAGTTAGGTGGTGGACTGGAAGAAGAAGCGATTAAAGTCTATCGCAGAAAACGTTTTTCGCCTTCCGTTTTAGAAGGAAAACCAATAACAGTAAAAGTATTGGTTCCGATTCGATTTACTTTGAATTAA
- a CDS encoding MotA/TolQ/ExbB proton channel family protein, which translates to MNVSCNLTKKNITLSAVIALITIFTIVGRIEAQATPTTPSTDTTQTTEAPAETPAPAAEAPKEATPQESEIGLVKLFVTGGWSMWPLLLSSIVGFGVILERLYFFFTAKLVRKGYNQDLQDAIDASGMNGVEEFLKANEGQRITDVLKNGMEVSQNDPEIFAAGIEREAGEVMTLLEKGLTVLSAVSTIAPLVGFLGTVSGMINAFDAIANADQVNAKVVAGGIKEALITTAAGLIVAIPAMTFYQYLQGRVAFFTSEVEEAANKIYKEYLKLKAGKKA; encoded by the coding sequence ATGAACGTTTCATGTAACCTGACAAAGAAAAATATCACTTTGTCTGCTGTGATCGCACTTATCACAATTTTTACAATCGTTGGAAGAATCGAAGCACAAGCTACCCCTACAACACCTAGCACGGATACTACGCAAACAACAGAAGCACCAGCGGAAACTCCTGCACCTGCCGCAGAGGCTCCAAAAGAAGCTACTCCGCAAGAGTCGGAAATCGGACTCGTTAAATTATTTGTCACTGGTGGATGGTCGATGTGGCCTCTACTCCTTTCTTCCATTGTTGGATTTGGAGTGATCCTCGAGAGACTTTACTTTTTCTTCACTGCAAAACTTGTGAGAAAAGGTTACAACCAAGACTTACAAGATGCCATTGACGCTTCTGGAATGAATGGAGTAGAAGAATTCTTAAAGGCGAACGAAGGACAACGAATCACTGACGTTTTAAAAAATGGTATGGAAGTGTCGCAAAACGATCCTGAAATCTTTGCGGCTGGTATCGAAAGAGAAGCTGGTGAAGTGATGACACTTTTAGAGAAAGGTCTGACAGTTCTTTCCGCTGTTTCTACCATTGCACCACTTGTTGGATTCCTTGGAACCGTATCCGGTATGATCAACGCATTCGATGCGATTGCAAATGCTGACCAAGTAAACGCAAAAGTAGTTGCTGGTGGTATCAAAGAAGCCCTCATTACAACGGCTGCTGGTCTTATCGTTGCGATCCCTGCAATGACATTCTACCAATACTTACAAGGTCGAGTTGCTTTCTTTACTTCTGAAGTAGAAGAAGCGGCAAACAAAATCTATAAAGAATACTTAAAACTGAAAGCCGGAAAAAAAGCGTAA